The sequence AAATGCACGTCGTCGTCATCGCGATCGTGGATGCCTGCCGGGGAGTTGTGCCCCACGAAGATGTCCACCGCGGGAAAATCGATCAGCGCCAGCTCCACGTCCGATTGATCGAAGAGATGGTACCCACGCGGCTTGTATCTCCATGCGCCGCGGAATCCGCCGAAGGTGAAGCCATCCACCTCCACCACATTCAGGTGCAGGTTCTCTATCGGCGGTGGAAACACGCTCGCGGTGTCGTGGTTCCCCTTCACCGCCAGCACCCGGCGCGCGCCACAGCGCTCCGCCGCCTTCAGGATGATGGAATCGGACACATCCCCGCAGGAAACCAACACGTCCGCGGGCTGCACGGGCAGCTCGTTCAAGAGGCATTCGTCGTCGGCAATCACCAGCACCACCATGCGGGGAATTGGATCGGAGCAGGCCCCGGCAGGCGAGCCTGAACACCGGGCGAATGGCGGCGTCGCGCTCCCCTTCTCGGAATCGCATTGCCAGCACGGGCCGTCCCCTGCTTGTGTTAGGGCAATGCCGCCCCGCTCATGAAGCGTCTTTTGCTCATCTTCCCACTCATCGGCCTCGCCTTCGCGGGGACCGAGATTGAACTGAAAACGCCCACCGGTGTGTTGAAAGGCACGTTGGAGGAACCGGCCCACGCGGACAAGTCGCTGGTGGTGCTCATCCACCCCGGCTCGGGTCCCACCGACCGCAACGGCAACTCGATCGGCCTGCCCGGCAACAACGACAGCCTCAAGATGCTCGCGGAGGGTCTCGCCGCCCGAGGCATCGCCTCGGTGCGCATCGACAAACGCGGCATCGCGGCCAGCAAGCCCGCCGGCCCGAAAAAGGAGGATGACCTGCTCTTCGACTCCTACGTGGACGATACCGTGGCGTGGCTCGGCCACCTGCAGGGCGAGCTCGGATTCAAGAAAACCGTGGTGCTCGGCCACAGCGAGGGCGCGCTGATCGGGCTGGTGGCGGCGGGCAGGCGGCCCGTGGACGGCTACATCTCCGTGGCGGGCACCGCCCGCCGGGCCTCGCCCCTGCTCCGCGAGCAATTGAAAACCAAACTCCCGCCCAATCTACTGGGGGAAGCCACGGTGATCCTGCAACAACTCGACCAGGGCCAGAAGGTGGCGAAGGTGTCACCGGAGTTGAACATCCTCTTCCGTCCCAGCGTGCAGCCCTATCTGATCTCGTGGATCAAATACACGCCCACCACCGAGATCGCCAAGCTCACCGCCCCGGCGCTCATCGTCCAGGGCACCACCGATATCCAGGTGCCCGTGGCCGACGCGGATGCCCTGCACGCGGCCGATCCCGCCTCGGTGTTGCTCAAGATCGAGGGGATGAACCACGTGCTGAAGGCGGTCGGGGCCGATCAAAAGGACCAGATCACCTCGTATTCGAACCCGAAACTGCCCCTCCACCCGGAGCTGCTGGGGCCGGTCGCCACTTTCCTGCAAGGAATCCGAGGCAATCCGGTGCCCTGACTCCGCTGTATGGCCGGATTGGTTTCCCCGCTTGCAATCGGCCCCCGGTAACGGGAGAGTCGGCCGCAACGGCGAATCCATCCGGACAACCTGCCGCCCCTGCGAAACCTCCATGAAGCTCCGCTCCTTCTTCGCCCTCCTGCTTTTCGCGTCCGCCGTCCACGCCGCCCCCGTCGAAGTCAACGGCATCGCCGCCAAGGTGAACGGCCGGGTGGTGACCAAGAACCAGGTGTCCTTCATGCTGGCTCCGTATTTCGCCCAGCTCGCCACCCAGTTCCCGCGCCGTGGCCCGGATTTCGAAAAGAAGCTCAAGGAAGCCCGCGACAAGGTGCTCAACGAGCTGATCGACCGCGAGATCATCCTCGACGAGTTCAAGGTGCTGGGTGCCACGATGAAGCAGCAGGCCGTGGACGATGAGATCAACCGCCAGGTCCGCGAGCTCTACAACGGCAACAAGGAGAAGTTCAACGAGGAGCTCCGCAAGAACCGCCTGACCATGGACGGCTTCCGCGAGATGACCCGTGAGAAGCTGGTGGTGCAGGCCATGCGCGCCCAGCATTTCTCCGATGCGCCGCCGCCGCTCCCGAACGAGATCCAGAAGGAATACAATGAGGCCAAGGCCTCCTTCCGGGACATGACCAAGGATGTCATCACTTTCCAGATGATCTTCATCCCGTCCTCGGACGCCGCCCATCCGGAGTCCACCCCGCAGACCCAGCTCGCGCTCGCCGAGGAAGTGATGACCCAGGTCCAGGCCGGCAAGGATTTCGCGGAGCTGGCGAAGACCCACTCGAAGGACGCTTTCGCTGAAACCGGTGGCACCCGTGAGAACGTGCCGCGCACCGACCTTTCCCCGGCCTTCTCCGCCATCCTGTTCGAAGCCGAGGTCGGCAAGCCGGTCGGTCCGCTGCTGGACCCGCAGGGCTTTTCGATCGTGAAGGTGGTCAAGAAGGAGCTTGGGCCATCCGAGCCGCTTTCCAATCCGAAGGTCCGCCAGATGATCGAGGAGCGCGTCCGCCGCAACAAGACCGCGGGCGAATACGAGCGCTGGATCGAATCGAAGCGCAAGCGCGCGATCATCGACCGCAAGATCTGAGCCGGGCATGCACCTGGGGCACCTCGATATCTGCCTGTCGGTCAAGGATCTGGCCGCCTCGCTGGAGTTCTACGGCGCCCTCGGCTTCTCCCCTGCGGATGGAAGCCTCGACCTTGGTTACGTCATCGTGGCCAAGGACCAGACGCGAATCGGCCTCTACCGCCACGCGGAACCGGACATGCTGAACTTCCGCGGAGCCGATATCGTGGCGCTGGCAGCCCATCTCAAGTCCCGCGACCTGCCGGTGCCCGAGCCCGATCACGAGGCGGATGGCTCGACCGGTTTCAGCCTGACTGATCCGGACGGTCATCTGCTCTACTTCAACACCTTGCCGGGGCACGACCCCGCCCCGGAGGAATCCTAGCATGCCCCGCATCGCCATCACCCTCGGAGACCCGGCGGGCATCGGCCCGGAGGTAGTCCGGAAGGCCCTGCAATCGGGAGCCCTCCCGGCAGGCCACGAATTTCTCCTGATCGGTGACGAGGCCGCCGGCACCCCTAGAAAGCCGGATGCCCGCTCGGCCACCGCTTCGTTCCAGGCACTGAAGGAAGCCGCCGCGATGCTAAACGACGGCCGTGCTGACGCGGTCGTAACGGCCCCGGTTTCCAAGGCCCAGCTCCAGAGCGTGGGCTTCACCTACCCCGGCCAGACCGAGTTTTTCGCCGCCGCCCAGGGCATCACCGACTACGGCATGTGCCTCAGCGGCGACACGCTCACCGTGGCCCTCGCCACCATCCATGAACCGCTGGCTGCGGTGCCATCCCTGCTGACGGTGGAAGGTCTCGTCCGCACCGGCAAGCTGCTGGCTGACTTCCTGAGCCGGAAGGGCGACCGCCGCCCCCGGATCGCAGTGGCCGGACTCAATCCGCACGCGGGTGAAGGCGGAGCCTTCGGCGACGAGGAAATCCGGATCATCTCCCCTGCCATTGAGGCGCTCAACGCACTGGGAATCGCCACCTTCGAGGGCCCCGGCGTGCCGGACGCGATCTTCCGGGACGCCGCCCGCGGCCAGTTCGATGGCGTGCTGGCGATGTATCACGACCAGGGGCTGATCCCACTGAAGCTGCTCGATTTCGACACCGCCGTGAATGTCACGCTGGGCCTGCCGAAACCGCGCACCAGCCCGGACCACGGTACCGCCTTCGGCATCGCCGGGCAGGACATCGCCGACGCCTCCTCGATGATCCGCGCCATCCGCCTCGCGTGCGAGATGGCAGGATAAAAGGAACGGCTCACTTCCCGTTCAGCTTCGCCACCGTCGCGGCATCCACGATGAAGGTGCGGGTGTCCACCGCCTTCGGCACGCCATTGGCCTCGATCTGGTATTCGAACGCCTTGATCGGCTTCACCCCCTGATATTCGGACAACAGGTAAACGCGGATCGTCATCGCCTCCTTGCCGGTGCCGCCATCCAGCTTGCGGGTGGTGAACTGGACCTCGTTGAGGCCATCCAGCGCCCCGCCAATCACCACTTCCGCCTCCTTGGCGTTGGCGAACTTGTGGCGGCTGATCTTGTTCACCTGCACCTGCACCTCGCGACCCGGGCAGAAGACATAGACCTTCGCGATGTATTTCGCCGTCGGAGCGGCCGGCGGCACCGGCGGCACCACCCCGCTGGGCTGCGCATCCGGGGTTTCATCGAGATAGCGGAGGTTGCCAGCCGCCAGCTCGCCGCGGACCGCCGCCAGCGCGGCCAGGTTCACGTAATCCGCACGATCGTATTTCCAAGCAGCCCCCTCCTGAAGGAAGGACAGCACCAGAAGGTTCTCAGTCGGAGCCACGCCCTCGATCCCGAAATCGATCTTGCCGAAGTAGGAAAGCTTGGCGGTCGGGCCCTTTTGTTTGGCCTGGAGGAACTTCAACCCCTTCAGAGCCGGTGGCGGCGCGGGGAGCTCGAACACCCCGGCGGGATAAGCGCGTTTTTCGGAAACCAGTCGGTTACGGATTTCCATCTGGCGGGACTGGGCCGTCGAGGCCTTCCAGGTATCCACATCCTTGCGGACCATGGCATCCTGCCAGCGGATGTAGGTCGTTTCCAACGGCACGCGAAGTGCTTCCTGGGCGCTTGCAATTCCCGGGCAGGCGATACCGGCCAGCACCGCCACGGCGAAAAGAGAGAAAATCGGTCGGCTCACACACGAAACGATTGGACAAAGTCCGCCGGTGGACAACAAAGAATCCCGCGCCGCCCCCCTCCGGAACGGCGGATACCTCCGCATGAGCAGTATTTTGCAAAAAGTGGCCCCGATCGGCGAAGCCCGGGATCGGGAGATGCTGAAAGATGCATCAAGCCACAACTACCGCACGACCCCGCAGGGGGAATTGACGGCCTATGTCTTCTCCCCGCCCGAGGGAGTCGACACCCCACGCTCGCGCCCGGTGATCATTTTCTTCCACGGCGGCTTCTGGGAATCGCCCATGGTGACCCAGTTCGTGCCCCACTGCCTGCACTTCGCCAGCCGGGGTGCCGTCGCCATCGCCGCGGAAACCCGCACCTCCTCGAAACACGGCACCGGCCCGGTGGAGGCCATGGAAGATGCCCGTGAAGTCGTCCGCTGGGTGCGCCGGAACGCCAGCCTGCTCAGCATCGATCCGGACCGTCTCACCATCGGTGGAGCCGCCGGCGGGGCCTGGCAGGCCCTGCTGTGCACGCTGCCGAAGGACAAGGAGATGCCGTCCGAGGATGGCGTGAGCTGCCGTCCGCAGGCGCTGGCCCTTTTTAGCTCGCTGCTGAACACCACGCCGAAGAGCGGCCTGGCCGCGAAGTTCCCGGACGTGCGCACCGCCAAGCGCCTCAGCCCGACCGCGCTGGTCCGCCGCAAGCTACCGCCGATGATCCTCTTCCACGGCAAGAACGACCGCATCACCCCGGTCGACGAAGCCCGCAAGTTCGCCCGCCGCCTGCACTGGCGCGGCAACAAGTGCGAGCTGGTGGACTACGAACGGGCCGAACACAGCTTCTTCAACTTCAACGTGAGTTCGATGCACTTCGAGCTCACCATCGGAGCCATGGACCGTTTCCTCACCGAACGCGGCCTGCTCCAACCCGCCGCCGAGTCCCCGGTGGAGTGAGGCCGCGGCCCTTCGACGGTCCGCGGCGGCGTTTTCACGGTTCCATCCGGGGTATTTCGCCCGATTCAGTGAATTTACCGCCCCTTTGACCGAAAACCGCACGGAGGACCCCGGAAACGGTCAAATGCCCCTCTATTACTGCTTGGCAATCGGCCCGGCTTGAAGTTCATTTCCCGGCCCCGGATCGGGGTACGATTCTCCGTCCGGGGCCCTCATTGAGCTGCAACCGCCGCATGGCGCGGCGTTTGCTGTCCCAGGCCGAAACGATGAATCCGTTCTACCACACGAGCACGCCGCTGGTGCCAGGCTCCCTGCACCAGCTTTCCCAAGAGCACGACAACTGCGGCATGGGCGCCATCGCCCACCTGAAGGGAAAACGTTCGTACCAGGTTCTGGATTACGCGTTGACCTCCGTCTGCTGCATGACCCACCGCGGCGCGGTGGACGCGGACATGAAGACCGGCGACGGCTCCGGCGTCCTCACCCAGATCCCCTTCCCGCTGTTCCGCAAGGCCGCCGCCAAGCTGGGCACCACGCTGGAAAACGACGCCGATCTGGCCGTGGGCGTGTTCTTCTTCCCCTTCGGCAACGCCAAGGCCATCGAGCAGATCAAGTCGATCACCAACGACGTGCTGTCAAAGCGCGGCATCGCCCGCATCGGCTGGCGTGAAGTGCCGGTGGACGTGGATGCCCTCGGCAAGGTCGCCGCCAGCAGCCGCCCTCAGGTCGAGCACCTGCTGATGCTCAAGCCCGCCGGTTGGGATGCCGACCAGTTCGAGCGCCAGCTTTACCTCACCCGCCGCGAGATCGAGCGCCTCACCAAGGAGATAGCGAACTTCTACATGCCGTCGTTCTCCAGCCGCCTGCTGTCCTACAAGGCGCTGGCGATGCCCGCCGCCCTGCGCGGGTTCTACCTGGACCTGCAGGACTCGGACTACGAGGTGGCGATCTCCCTCTACCACCAGCGTTTCTCGACGAACACCTTCCCCGCCTGGCCGCTCGGACAGCCGTTCCGCATGATGTGCCACAACGGCGAGATCAACACCGTGGAGGGCAACCGCCACTGGATGACCTCCCGCGAGGAATTCTTCGCGTCCCCGGTGTGGGGCGACGAAATCGCGGTGGTCCGCGACCTGATCCGCCACGGTGAGTCCGACTCCGCCTCGCTCGACCACGCGCTCGAGCTGCTCGTCCTCTCCGGCCGCTCGCTGGAGCACGCCATGTGCATGCTCGTGCCGCCGGCCTACCGCAATGACGAGGAGATCTCCGACGACCTCCGTGCCTTTTACCAGTACAATCGCTCCTTCTCGGAGCCGTGGGACGGCCCGGCCGGCCTCGTCTACACGGATGGCACCAAGCTCTGCGCCTCCCTCGACCGCAACGGCCTGCGCCCGTCCCGCTACAAGCTCACCGAGGACGGCATCCTCTACATCGGCTCCGAGGCCGGTGCCGTGGTCATCGAGGACTCCACCGTGGTCCGCAAGGGCCGCCTCGGCCCGGGCCAGATGCTTTCCGCGAACACCGTGACCGGCGAGCTGAAGTACGACCGCCAGATCAAGGAGGAACTCGCCCAGCAGAAGCCCTACCGCCGCTGGATCGACGAGCACCGCCTCGAACTGCGCAAGTTCGTCTCCCCGGACGCGCACGCCCCGGACGTGGACTACTCCGCCCAGGAGCTGTCCCGCCAGCAGGTCGCCCACGGCCTCACGCAGGAGGACCTGGACATGGTCTTCCCGCCGATGATGAAGGGCGCGCAGGAAGCCGTCTTCTCGATGGGCGACGACATCCCGCTGGCCGTGCTCTCGCACTACCCGCGCCTGCTCTACACCTACTTCAAGCAGCTCTTCGCCCAGGTCACCAACCCGCCGATCGACCCGATCCGCGAGTGGGCCGTGATGTCGCTCTCCGCCGGCCTCGGACCGGAGCGCAACCTCCTGGATGAAACTCCGGAGCACTGCCGGATCATCAACCTGGAATCCGCCCT comes from Luteolibacter sp. LG18 and encodes:
- a CDS encoding metallophosphoesterase, with amino-acid sequence MVVLVIADDECLLNELPVQPADVLVSCGDVSDSIILKAAERCGARRVLAVKGNHDTASVFPPPIENLHLNVVEVDGFTFGGFRGAWRYKPRGYHLFDQSDVELALIDFPAVDIFVGHNSPAGIHDRDDDDVHFGFRAFNRYIEVKKPRLLLHGHQHVNAESQLNGTGVIGVYGHRFITL
- a CDS encoding alpha/beta hydrolase is translated as MSSILQKVAPIGEARDREMLKDASSHNYRTTPQGELTAYVFSPPEGVDTPRSRPVIIFFHGGFWESPMVTQFVPHCLHFASRGAVAIAAETRTSSKHGTGPVEAMEDAREVVRWVRRNASLLSIDPDRLTIGGAAGGAWQALLCTLPKDKEMPSEDGVSCRPQALALFSSLLNTTPKSGLAAKFPDVRTAKRLSPTALVRRKLPPMILFHGKNDRITPVDEARKFARRLHWRGNKCELVDYERAEHSFFNFNVSSMHFELTIGAMDRFLTERGLLQPAAESPVE
- a CDS encoding SurA N-terminal domain-containing protein; amino-acid sequence: MKLRSFFALLLFASAVHAAPVEVNGIAAKVNGRVVTKNQVSFMLAPYFAQLATQFPRRGPDFEKKLKEARDKVLNELIDREIILDEFKVLGATMKQQAVDDEINRQVRELYNGNKEKFNEELRKNRLTMDGFREMTREKLVVQAMRAQHFSDAPPPLPNEIQKEYNEAKASFRDMTKDVITFQMIFIPSSDAAHPESTPQTQLALAEEVMTQVQAGKDFAELAKTHSKDAFAETGGTRENVPRTDLSPAFSAILFEAEVGKPVGPLLDPQGFSIVKVVKKELGPSEPLSNPKVRQMIEERVRRNKTAGEYERWIESKRKRAIIDRKI
- a CDS encoding VOC family protein, producing MHLGHLDICLSVKDLAASLEFYGALGFSPADGSLDLGYVIVAKDQTRIGLYRHAEPDMLNFRGADIVALAAHLKSRDLPVPEPDHEADGSTGFSLTDPDGHLLYFNTLPGHDPAPEES
- a CDS encoding alpha/beta fold hydrolase, which gives rise to MKRLLLIFPLIGLAFAGTEIELKTPTGVLKGTLEEPAHADKSLVVLIHPGSGPTDRNGNSIGLPGNNDSLKMLAEGLAARGIASVRIDKRGIAASKPAGPKKEDDLLFDSYVDDTVAWLGHLQGELGFKKTVVLGHSEGALIGLVAAGRRPVDGYISVAGTARRASPLLREQLKTKLPPNLLGEATVILQQLDQGQKVAKVSPELNILFRPSVQPYLISWIKYTPTTEIAKLTAPALIVQGTTDIQVPVADADALHAADPASVLLKIEGMNHVLKAVGADQKDQITSYSNPKLPLHPELLGPVATFLQGIRGNPVP
- the pdxA gene encoding 4-hydroxythreonine-4-phosphate dehydrogenase PdxA; its protein translation is MPRIAITLGDPAGIGPEVVRKALQSGALPAGHEFLLIGDEAAGTPRKPDARSATASFQALKEAAAMLNDGRADAVVTAPVSKAQLQSVGFTYPGQTEFFAAAQGITDYGMCLSGDTLTVALATIHEPLAAVPSLLTVEGLVRTGKLLADFLSRKGDRRPRIAVAGLNPHAGEGGAFGDEEIRIISPAIEALNALGIATFEGPGVPDAIFRDAARGQFDGVLAMYHDQGLIPLKLLDFDTAVNVTLGLPKPRTSPDHGTAFGIAGQDIADASSMIRAIRLACEMAG